One genomic region from Spirulina subsalsa PCC 9445 encodes:
- a CDS encoding protein kinase domain-containing protein: MIITLSLLAGYSNQTVQQWQFRDQARIRIGRAPDNDVVLTDPVEVSRYHLELRRQSPDCWVLINHGANGTFLNGMPVSQVALAHNVIVQLAKGGPRFHIALQMPPQLQCTHGNNPPNTLFCIHCGEPRVDQEEFIRQYQVLRVLGQGGMGTTYLAWDKQGTITGKPILLVLKEMNADMAQNAKAQELFEREARVLQSLNHEGIPRYYDFFLERNKKYLAMELVHGDNLEQRIYQKGVIPPAVAISWMIQTCEILQYLHGLNPPLIHRDVKPANLMLRQRDQRIVLLDFGAVKEIGTPLGTRIGAEGYSAPEQDRGQPCPQSDLFAIAPTLIFLLTGQSPLHFYQHQGHEYRLEVSHLPTLTPQLCEVVHKIAEPQLKNRYQTAQDVAKALRTCL; encoded by the coding sequence ATGATTATTACCCTCAGTCTTTTGGCAGGTTATAGCAATCAAACTGTCCAGCAATGGCAGTTTAGAGATCAAGCCCGGATTCGTATTGGTCGAGCTCCAGATAATGATGTCGTCCTAACTGACCCGGTGGAAGTGTCGCGCTACCATCTCGAATTGCGTCGTCAGTCCCCGGATTGTTGGGTTTTAATCAATCACGGGGCCAATGGGACTTTTCTCAATGGGATGCCTGTCTCTCAAGTCGCCCTTGCCCATAATGTAATCGTTCAATTGGCCAAAGGCGGCCCCCGTTTTCATATTGCCCTACAAATGCCCCCCCAACTCCAATGTACCCACGGCAATAATCCCCCAAACACCCTCTTTTGTATCCACTGCGGCGAACCTCGGGTAGACCAAGAGGAATTCATCCGCCAGTATCAGGTGTTACGGGTTCTGGGTCAAGGGGGCATGGGAACCACTTACCTCGCTTGGGATAAACAAGGCACGATTACCGGAAAACCCATCCTGTTGGTTCTCAAAGAAATGAACGCGGACATGGCGCAGAATGCCAAGGCCCAGGAACTCTTTGAACGAGAGGCGCGGGTGTTACAATCCCTCAACCATGAGGGCATCCCCCGTTACTATGATTTTTTCTTGGAGCGGAATAAAAAATATTTAGCCATGGAACTGGTTCACGGGGACAATTTAGAGCAACGCATCTATCAAAAAGGGGTGATCCCCCCCGCCGTGGCTATTTCTTGGATGATTCAAACCTGTGAAATTTTGCAATATCTGCACGGCCTCAACCCTCCCCTCATCCATCGTGATGTCAAACCCGCCAACTTAATGCTCCGTCAACGGGATCAACGCATTGTCCTGCTGGATTTTGGCGCGGTCAAGGAAATTGGAACCCCCCTCGGTACTCGTATCGGTGCAGAAGGGTATAGCGCCCCAGAGCAAGACCGGGGGCAACCTTGCCCCCAGTCTGATTTATTCGCGATCGCCCCGACCTTGATTTTCCTCCTCACAGGTCAATCCCCTTTGCACTTTTATCAACATCAGGGCCACGAATACCGTCTAGAGGTTAGCCATTTGCCAACCCTTACCCCGCAACTGTGCGAAGTCGTCCATAAAATCGCCGAACCTCAGCTAAAGAACCGTTATCAGACGGCTCAAGATGTTGCAAAGGCTCTTCGGACTTGTTTGTGA
- a CDS encoding DUF4327 family protein yields MTQKVAHPMVKFQRKVRSLVDSKILKPHDSIWKIAFLYGNDWSYWKNELMEFGFSMQDPVHDVLVVEEWDEE; encoded by the coding sequence ATGACTCAAAAAGTTGCTCACCCCATGGTGAAGTTTCAGCGTAAGGTGCGCTCCTTGGTGGATTCCAAAATCCTGAAACCCCATGATAGTATCTGGAAAATTGCGTTCCTTTATGGCAATGATTGGTCGTACTGGAAAAATGAGTTGATGGAGTTTGGTTTTTCCATGCAAGATCCGGTCCATGATGTTCTGGTGGTTGAAGAATGGGATGAAGAATAA
- a CDS encoding TPM domain-containing protein translates to MPNRLIQRLFTALLVACVALSTWSIASPAKAVDNPELLPDIETPVIDLANFLPTLQEESLIKQIDSFEKETGWKLRVLTQYDQTPGRSVKEYWGLDDRSVLLVADARGGNLLAFNVGDELYNFLPRTFWVELQTRFGNLYYVRENGENNSIVNALDAVSSCLREGGCNVVPGLPREQWILTLITSILGGVICGLASVPRQKDQVIAWQWALIFSPLWGILFIAFGLGPVVTRTADWLPVFRNVLGFTLGFLVAYLSPMMNRSLSSEPEMD, encoded by the coding sequence ATGCCAAACCGTTTGATCCAACGTCTTTTTACTGCTCTCCTTGTAGCTTGCGTTGCCTTGTCCACTTGGTCTATTGCCTCTCCAGCCAAGGCCGTCGATAACCCTGAACTCTTACCTGATATTGAAACTCCCGTCATTGATCTGGCTAACTTCCTGCCTACCTTGCAAGAAGAATCCCTCATTAAACAAATTGATAGCTTTGAAAAAGAAACAGGTTGGAAACTGCGAGTTCTGACTCAATATGACCAAACCCCCGGTCGTTCCGTTAAAGAATACTGGGGACTAGATGATCGCAGTGTGCTGCTGGTGGCTGATGCCCGAGGGGGTAATCTGTTAGCCTTTAATGTAGGGGATGAGCTTTACAACTTTTTGCCCCGTACTTTTTGGGTAGAATTACAAACTCGCTTCGGCAACCTTTACTATGTGCGGGAAAATGGGGAAAATAACTCTATTGTCAATGCTTTAGATGCGGTTTCCTCTTGTTTGAGGGAGGGAGGCTGTAATGTTGTCCCCGGACTGCCCAGAGAACAGTGGATTTTAACCCTAATCACCTCAATTTTAGGCGGGGTGATTTGCGGGTTAGCGTCGGTTCCCCGTCAGAAAGATCAAGTGATTGCTTGGCAGTGGGCGTTAATTTTTTCTCCCCTGTGGGGGATTTTGTTTATTGCCTTCGGTTTAGGTCCGGTGGTTACACGGACGGCTGATTGGTTACCTGTTTTCCGGAATGTTTTAGGGTTTACCCTCGGTTTTCTGGTGGCCTATCTTTCCCCGATGATGAACCGTTCCCTTTCCTCTGAACCGGAAATGGATTAA
- a CDS encoding class I SAM-dependent methyltransferase, translated as MIHSKLQTLLWFLERPQLYRELMGRIVKQVFPRSFKPQDRQQEMLLWCGERYLDTSRVLQQLTGLESVTPLADLFPDTWQNATQRQESCPVNMGGAGNLELLYGCAEYLQALRVIETGVAYGWSSFALLLSLHNRPGGQLISTDMPYPKRNNDPYVGCVVPESLRSNWHLIRCADRQGLPQALKLVEQIDLCHYDSDKSYEGRMWAYPLLWEALRPGGFFISDDIGDNVAFRDFAAQVQGDPIVVGQDGKYMGILVKP; from the coding sequence ATGATTCATTCCAAATTGCAAACCCTGCTTTGGTTCTTAGAACGGCCTCAACTCTATCGCGAGTTGATGGGTCGGATTGTCAAGCAAGTTTTCCCGAGGAGCTTCAAACCCCAAGATCGTCAACAGGAGATGTTGCTTTGGTGTGGGGAGCGTTATCTGGATACCTCTAGAGTGCTACAACAATTAACGGGACTGGAAAGCGTCACTCCCTTAGCCGATTTGTTCCCAGACACTTGGCAAAACGCTACTCAGCGGCAGGAGAGTTGTCCGGTGAATATGGGGGGGGCGGGGAATTTGGAATTGCTCTACGGGTGTGCTGAGTATCTTCAGGCTTTACGAGTGATTGAGACGGGGGTAGCTTACGGTTGGTCTTCTTTCGCGCTGCTGCTGTCTTTGCATAACCGTCCGGGGGGTCAGTTAATTAGTACAGATATGCCCTATCCCAAACGCAATAATGATCCCTATGTGGGCTGTGTGGTGCCTGAATCCTTAAGGTCAAACTGGCATCTGATTCGCTGTGCGGATCGCCAAGGACTGCCCCAAGCCCTTAAGTTAGTTGAACAGATTGATTTATGTCACTACGATAGTGACAAAAGTTATGAGGGCCGAATGTGGGCTTATCCTTTGTTATGGGAGGCGTTGCGACCGGGTGGATTTTTCATCTCCGATGATATTGGAGATAATGTGGCGTTCCGAGATTTTGCGGCGCAGGTGCAAGGCGATCCCATTGTGGTGGGTCAAGATGGTAAATATATGGGAATTTTGGTTAAACCTTAA
- a CDS encoding glucose-6-phosphate isomerase: MNSTDLWQRYQDWLYYDANLDFYLDISRIGFDDFFLKAMLPKFEQAFEKMAALEGGAIANPDEDRMVGHYWLRNPDLAPNPDLKQEIVETLAQIDRFTQQIHSGSIHPPNAERFTDLLVIGIGGSALGPQFVADALASQNAPLAIHFIDNTDPTGIDRTLGRIGDRLSSTLVLVISKSGGTPETRNGMLEAQAAYEKRGLKFGDYAVAITGHDSHLEKIAHSENWITTFPMHDWVGGRTSEMSAVGLVPAALQGIDIHALLEGAKLMDLATRRPDLATNPAALLAFAWYYAGNGKGAKDMVILPYKDSLLLFSRYLQQLVMESLGKEKDLDGNIVHQGIAVYGNKGSTDQHAYVQQLREGVPNFFITFIEVLNDRQGESIEVEAGITSGDYLSGLLQGTRQALYENKRESITLSVSDVNPRTVGALIALYDRAVGLYGYLVNVNAYHQPGVEAGKKAAASVLELQRQMVQVVQQSPQPISLVDLAQQMGVPEQIETIYKIVRHLHSNQREIVLQGDFSQPTTLTVARL, translated from the coding sequence ATGAATTCTACGGATCTCTGGCAACGTTATCAGGATTGGCTCTATTACGACGCAAATTTGGACTTTTACTTAGACATCAGCCGCATTGGGTTTGATGATTTTTTTCTTAAGGCCATGTTGCCCAAATTTGAGCAAGCCTTTGAAAAAATGGCCGCCCTTGAAGGGGGTGCGATCGCCAATCCCGACGAAGATCGGATGGTGGGTCACTACTGGCTGCGTAACCCCGACCTCGCCCCCAACCCCGACTTAAAACAGGAAATCGTCGAAACCCTCGCCCAAATTGACCGCTTCACCCAACAAATTCACTCCGGCAGCATCCACCCCCCTAACGCAGAACGCTTTACCGATCTCCTTGTGATTGGCATTGGAGGATCTGCCCTCGGCCCCCAATTTGTCGCCGATGCTCTCGCCTCCCAAAACGCCCCCCTCGCCATTCATTTCATCGACAACACCGACCCCACCGGGATTGACCGCACCTTGGGCAGAATTGGCGATCGCCTCTCTAGCACCCTCGTCCTCGTGATCTCCAAATCCGGCGGCACCCCCGAAACCCGCAACGGGATGCTGGAAGCCCAAGCCGCCTACGAAAAACGCGGTCTGAAATTTGGCGACTACGCCGTAGCCATTACCGGCCACGACAGCCACCTAGAAAAAATTGCCCACAGCGAAAACTGGATCACCACCTTTCCCATGCACGACTGGGTAGGGGGGCGCACCTCGGAAATGTCCGCCGTGGGTCTAGTCCCGGCCGCCCTCCAAGGGATTGATATCCATGCCCTCCTCGAAGGGGCCAAACTGATGGATCTCGCCACCCGTCGCCCCGACCTTGCCACCAATCCCGCCGCCCTCCTCGCCTTCGCTTGGTACTATGCCGGGAATGGCAAAGGCGCTAAAGATATGGTCATCCTGCCCTACAAAGATAGTTTGTTACTCTTTAGCCGCTATCTTCAGCAACTAGTCATGGAATCCTTGGGCAAAGAAAAAGACCTTGATGGCAATATTGTTCATCAAGGGATTGCCGTTTACGGCAACAAGGGATCCACCGACCAACACGCCTACGTTCAACAACTGCGGGAAGGAGTCCCCAACTTCTTTATCACCTTTATTGAAGTGTTAAACGATCGTCAAGGGGAATCCATCGAAGTTGAGGCCGGAATCACCAGTGGGGATTATCTCTCCGGCTTACTCCAAGGCACTCGTCAAGCCCTCTACGAGAATAAACGAGAGTCAATCACCCTGTCCGTCTCAGACGTTAACCCACGCACTGTCGGCGCACTGATTGCCCTTTACGACCGAGCCGTTGGCTTATATGGCTATTTAGTTAATGTCAATGCTTACCATCAGCCCGGTGTAGAAGCCGGGAAAAAAGCCGCCGCTTCCGTCTTAGAGTTACAGCGCCAAATGGTGCAAGTGGTCCAACAAAGTCCCCAACCCATTTCACTGGTCGATCTCGCCCAGCAAATGGGGGTTCCCGAGCAGATCGAAACGATTTATAAGATTGTCCGTCATTTGCACAGCAATCAACGGGAAATTGTCCTCCAAGGTGACTTCAGTCAGCCCACAACCTTAACGGTTGCCCGATTATAA
- a CDS encoding response regulator, producing the protein MPLLILVADDNPGIRLAISDYLELSGYSVITAEDGQEALLLLETYHPHLMVADIKMPRKDGYELVKQVRHRPEFRLLPVIFLTERNSTEERIRGYQVGCDLYLPKPFEMEELGAVIRSLLERSQIVQSELRFSSTDSTTEGISVSVVESLPSPETETPTLTKREQEVLELLTTGLSNVEIGNQLHLSPRTIEKYVSSLLRKTETNNRAELVRFALKHYLVD; encoded by the coding sequence ATGCCTTTATTAATTTTGGTTGCAGATGACAACCCCGGCATCCGTCTAGCGATTAGTGATTATCTGGAATTGTCAGGATATTCCGTCATTACGGCTGAGGATGGTCAAGAGGCCTTGTTATTACTGGAAACCTATCATCCCCATTTAATGGTGGCGGATATCAAAATGCCCCGGAAAGATGGCTATGAATTAGTGAAACAAGTACGCCATCGTCCTGAATTTCGCTTACTCCCGGTGATTTTTCTCACCGAACGCAATAGTACAGAGGAACGGATTCGCGGCTATCAAGTCGGCTGTGATCTATACTTACCAAAACCCTTTGAAATGGAGGAATTAGGCGCGGTGATTCGCAGTTTATTGGAGCGATCGCAAATCGTGCAATCGGAACTGCGCTTTTCCAGCACCGACAGCACCACAGAGGGAATTTCTGTCTCCGTCGTAGAAAGTCTCCCCTCACCGGAAACCGAAACCCCCACCCTCACCAAGCGAGAGCAAGAAGTCCTAGAACTCCTCACCACAGGACTCTCCAACGTTGAAATTGGCAATCAACTGCACTTGAGTCCCCGCACCATCGAAAAATATGTTAGTAGTTTGTTGCGGAAAACCGAAACCAACAACCGGGCCGAATTAGTGCGCTTTGCCCTCAAACATTATCTCGTCGATTAG
- a CDS encoding low molecular weight protein-tyrosine-phosphatase encodes MPYQVLFVCLGNICRSPSAENIMKHLVAQANLSDQILCDSAGTSSYHIGSPPDRRMQLAAKQRGITLTGSARRFTPDDFEQFDLILAMDLSNYQDILALDREGKYRDKVHLMCDFAQAHPDREVPDPYYGGSEGFNYVIDLLLDACEELLKQIMETQGFQGTP; translated from the coding sequence ATGCCATATCAAGTCCTATTTGTTTGTTTGGGCAATATTTGCCGCTCTCCCTCGGCTGAAAATATTATGAAACACTTGGTGGCTCAAGCCAATTTAAGCGACCAGATTCTCTGTGATTCAGCAGGAACATCCAGTTATCATATTGGTTCACCACCGGATCGACGAATGCAGTTAGCGGCCAAGCAACGGGGGATTACTCTCACCGGATCAGCCCGTCGCTTCACTCCTGACGATTTTGAGCAGTTCGACCTGATTTTAGCCATGGATCTCTCCAACTATCAGGACATTCTCGCCCTAGATCGTGAGGGGAAATATCGGGATAAGGTACATTTAATGTGTGATTTTGCTCAAGCCCACCCAGATCGGGAAGTGCCGGATCCCTATTATGGGGGATCGGAAGGCTTTAATTATGTCATTGATCTGCTGTTGGATGCCTGTGAGGAGCTACTCAAACAAATTATGGAGACACAGGGTTTTCAGGGAACGCCCTAA
- a CDS encoding SGNH/GDSL hydrolase family protein: MFKSYKNPYYNRRRQRFAFPWKLIAFIIVGLIVLELLTRLFLGLTTPRETSPEILNAYQYQVVNREQEPIAGLPQKGELAIQPSLGVGYQLVGDQESAYWTINQDRFRDEREIPRDKPANEIRIFLLGGSAAFGQWLSSQNDTLSHYLERRINERLEQQQRSPEKYRPPSLPFDATGRANALALPPRIRSGEYRVINAAVPGYASGNELAQLALKILPYKPDVVVLLDGYEDIMLPHEQEAVQIPQMEAFLNDPPAHFWAYLTQPVKRFFGNTTLLQAIANLFGQPPSAYEQRSLVLVGDDSQPLVEHLPGNEEELEQRLARYRQNIIQMVQLCAGANVPLVVALQPEITGISEEQLNLEVKAPERAIVEQLGTDYVEQARQAFRRLGEVNDQIGAAFPRNVKILNYYQLFDRLSDVAFQDAVHLNAKGNSTLAERFYNAISTLPRIQVQIEDPLAR; encoded by the coding sequence ATGTTTAAATCCTATAAAAACCCCTATTACAATAGACGCAGACAGCGTTTCGCCTTTCCTTGGAAACTGATCGCCTTTATTATCGTTGGGTTAATTGTTCTAGAATTACTAACCCGCCTGTTTCTGGGGCTAACGACTCCCCGTGAAACCTCCCCAGAAATCCTGAACGCCTATCAATATCAGGTGGTGAACCGAGAGCAAGAACCCATTGCCGGACTACCCCAAAAAGGTGAACTGGCGATTCAACCAAGTCTCGGGGTGGGTTATCAATTGGTGGGGGATCAAGAAAGTGCCTATTGGACGATTAATCAAGATCGGTTTAGGGATGAGCGGGAGATCCCCCGCGATAAACCCGCTAATGAAATTCGCATTTTCCTTTTAGGAGGATCGGCGGCTTTTGGTCAGTGGCTTAGTTCCCAAAATGACACCCTCAGCCATTATCTGGAACGACGGATTAATGAGAGGCTGGAACAACAACAACGTTCGCCGGAAAAATACCGTCCCCCCAGCTTGCCTTTTGATGCCACAGGCCGCGCCAATGCCTTAGCGTTACCCCCCAGAATTCGCAGTGGGGAGTATCGGGTGATTAATGCGGCGGTGCCGGGGTATGCGTCGGGGAATGAGTTAGCGCAACTGGCGTTAAAAATTCTGCCCTATAAGCCGGATGTGGTGGTGTTGTTGGATGGTTATGAGGATATTATGCTGCCCCATGAACAGGAGGCGGTACAAATTCCCCAGATGGAGGCCTTTCTCAATGATCCTCCGGCTCACTTTTGGGCTTACTTAACTCAGCCTGTGAAGCGGTTTTTCGGCAATACAACCTTGTTGCAGGCGATCGCGAACTTGTTCGGTCAACCCCCATCCGCCTACGAACAACGGAGTTTAGTCCTCGTGGGCGATGATTCCCAGCCTTTAGTTGAGCATCTCCCGGGCAATGAAGAGGAATTAGAACAACGACTCGCTCGTTATCGGCAGAACATTATCCAGATGGTTCAACTCTGTGCTGGAGCCAATGTCCCCTTAGTGGTGGCACTCCAGCCCGAAATTACAGGCATTTCCGAGGAACAGTTAAATCTGGAGGTCAAAGCACCGGAAAGAGCGATTGTCGAACAATTGGGGACAGACTACGTTGAACAAGCTCGACAGGCTTTTAGACGTTTGGGAGAGGTCAATGATCAAATTGGTGCCGCCTTCCCCCGTAATGTGAAAATTCTCAATTATTATCAATTGTTTGATCGACTTTCCGATGTGGCTTTTCAGGATGCGGTTCACTTAAACGCCAAGGGCAACAGCACCCTCGCTGAACGGTTCTACAATGCCATTAGCACCCTACCCCGGATTCAAGTGCAAATCGAAGATCCCCTAGCCCGATAA
- a CDS encoding glycoside hydrolase family 57 protein, with translation MAVGYLAFVLHAHLPFVRHPESDYVLEEEWLFEAITETYVPLLHSFEGLKRDGVDFKMTMSMTPPLVAMLRDPLLQDRYDAHLAQLQELAEKEVDHNQHNGHLRYLAEHYVQEFQMVRETWERYDRDLVKAFKQFLDSNNLEIITCGATHGYFPLMKMYPQAVWAQIKVACEHYEENFGRPPKGMWLPECAYYDGLERLIVDSGLRYFLTDGHGLLYARPRPRFGTYAPIFTETGAAVFGRDHESSQQVWSSQVGYPGDPEYREFYKDLGWEAEYEYIKPYIMPNGQRKNTGIKYHKITSRFAGLGDKALYDPYWAREKAAEHAANFMFNREHQIRHLAEIMQRPPIIVSPYDAELFGHWWYEGPWFLDYLFRKTWFDQQTYAMTHLADYLHQYPTQQICRPAQSSWGYKGFHEYWLNETNAWIYPHLHKSAERMIELGRLEASDELQRRALNQAARELLLAQSSDWAFIMRTGTMVPYAVRRTRSHLMRFNKIYDDIQAGKVDSGWLEKVEKIDNIFPNINYKVYQPLG, from the coding sequence ATGGCTGTCGGCTACCTTGCCTTTGTTCTGCACGCACATCTCCCCTTTGTTCGTCATCCCGAAAGTGATTACGTCCTCGAAGAAGAATGGCTCTTTGAAGCCATTACAGAAACCTACGTCCCGCTTCTCCACTCCTTTGAGGGCTTAAAGCGAGACGGCGTAGACTTTAAGATGACCATGAGCATGACCCCCCCCTTGGTGGCCATGTTGCGGGATCCTCTCCTCCAAGACCGTTATGATGCTCACCTCGCCCAACTGCAAGAACTGGCAGAAAAGGAAGTAGACCATAATCAACATAATGGTCATTTGCGCTACCTCGCGGAACACTACGTCCAAGAATTCCAAATGGTGCGCGAGACTTGGGAGCGTTACGATCGCGATTTAGTCAAAGCGTTTAAACAGTTTTTAGATAGTAATAACCTCGAAATTATTACCTGCGGGGCAACTCATGGCTACTTCCCCCTAATGAAAATGTATCCCCAGGCCGTCTGGGCGCAAATTAAAGTAGCCTGTGAACATTACGAGGAAAATTTTGGTCGCCCCCCGAAAGGGATGTGGTTGCCTGAATGTGCCTACTACGACGGACTCGAACGCCTCATTGTAGACTCCGGTCTACGCTACTTTCTCACCGATGGTCATGGTCTGCTCTACGCTCGTCCTCGTCCTCGTTTCGGCACCTACGCCCCCATTTTCACTGAAACGGGGGCGGCGGTTTTTGGGCGAGATCATGAATCTTCCCAACAAGTTTGGTCTTCTCAAGTGGGCTACCCCGGAGATCCCGAATATCGGGAATTCTACAAAGACTTGGGCTGGGAAGCGGAGTATGAGTACATCAAACCCTACATCATGCCCAATGGTCAGCGCAAAAATACCGGGATTAAATACCATAAAATCACCAGTCGTTTTGCCGGTCTGGGGGATAAAGCCCTCTATGATCCCTATTGGGCGAGGGAAAAGGCGGCCGAACACGCGGCCAATTTCATGTTTAATCGAGAACACCAAATCCGTCATCTGGCGGAAATTATGCAGCGTCCGCCTATTATTGTCTCGCCCTATGATGCGGAGTTATTCGGTCATTGGTGGTATGAAGGGCCTTGGTTCTTAGATTACTTATTCCGCAAAACGTGGTTTGATCAACAAACCTATGCCATGACTCATTTGGCGGATTATTTACATCAATATCCGACCCAACAAATTTGTCGTCCGGCTCAGTCAAGTTGGGGTTATAAAGGATTCCATGAGTATTGGTTAAATGAAACCAACGCTTGGATTTATCCCCATTTACACAAGTCGGCGGAACGGATGATTGAGTTAGGTCGTTTAGAAGCCAGTGATGAACTCCAACGACGGGCTTTAAACCAAGCGGCGCGGGAGTTATTGTTAGCGCAATCCTCCGACTGGGCGTTTATTATGCGCACAGGAACGATGGTTCCTTATGCGGTGCGACGGACTCGCTCCCATTTAATGCGTTTTAATAAGATTTATGACGATATCCAAGCGGGTAAAGTTGACTCCGGTTGGTTGGAAAAGGTGGAAAAAATTGACAATATTTTCCCCAATATTAATTACAAGGTTTATCAACCTTTGGGTTAG
- a CDS encoding histidine kinase, with product MLESNGRQSNQAEELQSSSVLQFLLFIDERPTSQESTRALQEYLGDLQSEFPFELEVIRVGQRPDLVEYFRLMATPSLVKIHPEPRHVLAGSDLIEQLGRWWKRWKQEGLESQGQGEGEQGVDPSQGSGSSVGCSLEQVRLTDEIFRLKRENEELLDQLQFKDQVIAMLAHDLRSPLTAAAIAVETLELAQNQPDSERSAYLSAQLYRQARSQFRIMNRMITDILQAAKGQSGELNLQLKALSLPPLCEEVLTQLKDRFRAKSLHFTKDLPQDFPSVYADEELIRQVLTNLLENAIKYTPAGGRINLSLLHRTSQKVQVSVSDTGPGIPKEKRERIFEGHFRLKRDRETEGYGIGLSLCQNIVRAHYGQIWVDSVLNEGSCFHFTLPVYR from the coding sequence GTGCTAGAATCTAACGGCCGGCAATCAAATCAAGCGGAGGAGTTACAGTCCTCGTCAGTTCTTCAATTTTTGCTATTTATTGATGAACGTCCCACGTCTCAGGAGTCTACCCGCGCTCTTCAGGAGTATTTGGGGGATTTACAGTCTGAGTTTCCGTTTGAATTGGAGGTGATTCGGGTGGGACAACGGCCGGATCTTGTGGAGTATTTTCGCTTGATGGCTACGCCTTCTTTGGTGAAAATCCACCCGGAGCCCCGTCATGTTTTGGCGGGGAGTGATTTGATTGAGCAGTTGGGTCGTTGGTGGAAGCGTTGGAAGCAGGAGGGTCTGGAGTCTCAGGGGCAAGGGGAAGGGGAGCAAGGGGTTGATCCTTCTCAGGGGTCTGGGTCTTCGGTGGGGTGTTCTCTGGAGCAAGTTCGCCTGACGGATGAGATTTTCCGCTTGAAACGGGAAAATGAGGAGTTGTTAGACCAGTTGCAGTTTAAGGATCAGGTGATTGCGATGTTGGCTCATGATTTACGCAGTCCTCTGACGGCGGCGGCGATCGCTGTGGAAACCCTAGAATTGGCTCAAAACCAGCCAGACTCGGAGCGTTCGGCTTATCTCTCGGCTCAGTTATACCGTCAAGCGCGATCGCAGTTCCGGATTATGAATCGCATGATTACTGATATTTTACAGGCGGCTAAGGGGCAAAGTGGAGAGTTGAATCTACAGTTAAAAGCGCTCTCTCTCCCCCCCCTGTGTGAGGAGGTTTTAACTCAGCTAAAAGACCGCTTTCGGGCGAAATCCCTCCACTTTACTAAGGATTTACCCCAAGATTTCCCCTCGGTCTATGCGGATGAGGAATTAATTCGGCAGGTATTGACAAATTTACTGGAAAATGCTATCAAATACACTCCAGCCGGGGGGAGGATTAACCTCTCGTTACTCCATCGCACTTCCCAAAAGGTGCAGGTGAGTGTTTCGGATACGGGGCCGGGGATTCCCAAGGAAAAGCGAGAACGGATTTTTGAGGGTCATTTTCGCTTGAAGCGCGATCGCGAAACGGAAGGCTATGGCATTGGTTTATCCCTCTGTCAGAATATAGTACGGGCGCATTATGGACAGATTTGGGTGGATAGCGTGTTAAATGAAGGCAGTTGTTTTCATTTCACGCTTCCGGTCTATCGGTGA